Proteins co-encoded in one Alcanivorax sp. genomic window:
- a CDS encoding TIGR00153 family protein — MSLGSSIAGLFGRSPIKPLQQHYDTVHECACSLGQFFDAVISGDWDKARTLRKQVAELENQADELKKEFRLNLPKSLFLPMPRTDLLELISVQDKVANKAKDISGLMLGREMTIPPTLADAMRSYVQGAIDTSAQAQKAINELDELIETGFSGREIRLVEELIEELDRLERANDEQQIVIRSTLFKLEKELSPVDVIFLYKIIEWVGDLADRAQKVGGRLQMLVAR, encoded by the coding sequence ATGTCCTTAGGAAGCTCCATTGCCGGCCTGTTTGGCCGCTCCCCGATCAAACCCCTCCAGCAACACTACGACACCGTACACGAGTGCGCCTGCAGTCTTGGCCAGTTTTTTGACGCCGTTATCAGTGGCGACTGGGACAAGGCCCGCACCCTGCGCAAACAGGTCGCCGAGCTGGAGAACCAGGCCGACGAACTGAAGAAAGAGTTCCGTCTCAACCTGCCCAAAAGCCTGTTCCTGCCCATGCCACGCACCGATCTGCTCGAGCTGATCAGCGTGCAGGACAAGGTCGCCAACAAGGCCAAGGACATCTCCGGGCTGATGCTGGGCCGGGAAATGACGATCCCCCCGACCCTTGCCGATGCCATGCGCAGCTATGTTCAGGGCGCCATCGATACCTCCGCCCAGGCACAGAAAGCCATCAACGAGCTGGATGAGCTGATCGAAACCGGCTTCAGCGGGCGTGAAATTCGTCTGGTGGAAGAACTGATCGAAGAGCTCGACCGGCTGGAGCGCGCCAATGACGAGCAACAAATCGTCATTCGCTCCACCCTGTTCAAACTGGAAAAAGAACTGTCCCCGGTGGACGTCATCTTCCTCTACAAGATCATCGAATGGGTAGGCGATCTGGCTGATCGCGCCCAGAAAGTGGGCGGCCGCCTGCAGATGTTGGTCGCACGCTAG
- a CDS encoding inorganic phosphate transporter → MEWMLDNAFLMLLLAGGFGFLMAWGVGANDVANAMGTSVGAKALTVKQAVIIAIIFEFAGAYLAGGEVTATIRKGIIDAETFSHAPQYLVYGMMSALLAAGIWLMVASWFGWPVSTTHSIVGAIVGFAAVGLGMDAVHWDKVGSIVASWVTSPLLAGFISFALIRSVQKLVLNHDDPFERAKKVVPYYMFLVGFVISMVTMVKGLKHVGLHLTFLQSFLWALGGGAIVMVVGSMFLKRIKPDPEADKDFRFSSVERVFAVLMIFTACAMAFAHGSNDVANAVGPLAAINSVIASGGQVGAKAPMPSWILLVGAMGIVFGLAIFGARVMATVGKKITELTPSRGFAAELGAATTVVLASGTGLPISTTHTLVGAILGVGMARGIGSLNLRVIGTIFTSWVVTLPAGALLSILFFYFFKGLFGA, encoded by the coding sequence ATGGAGTGGATGCTCGACAACGCCTTTCTGATGCTACTGCTCGCCGGCGGCTTCGGTTTCCTGATGGCCTGGGGCGTAGGCGCCAATGACGTGGCCAATGCCATGGGCACTTCGGTGGGTGCCAAGGCACTGACCGTGAAGCAAGCGGTGATCATCGCCATCATTTTCGAATTTGCGGGGGCCTACCTGGCCGGGGGCGAAGTCACCGCCACTATCCGCAAGGGCATCATTGATGCCGAAACCTTCTCCCATGCCCCGCAATATCTGGTGTATGGCATGATGTCCGCCCTGCTGGCCGCCGGCATCTGGCTGATGGTGGCCTCCTGGTTCGGCTGGCCAGTCTCGACCACCCATTCCATCGTCGGTGCCATTGTCGGCTTTGCCGCCGTGGGCCTGGGCATGGACGCGGTGCACTGGGACAAGGTGGGCTCCATCGTTGCCAGCTGGGTCACCTCGCCCTTGCTGGCCGGGTTTATCTCCTTCGCACTGATACGCAGCGTGCAGAAACTGGTGCTGAATCACGATGACCCCTTCGAGCGGGCCAAGAAAGTGGTGCCCTACTACATGTTCCTGGTGGGCTTCGTGATCTCCATGGTCACCATGGTCAAGGGCCTCAAGCACGTAGGCCTGCACCTGACCTTCCTGCAGAGCTTCCTGTGGGCCCTGGGTGGCGGCGCCATCGTGATGGTCGTAGGCAGCATGTTCCTCAAGCGCATCAAGCCGGACCCGGAAGCGGACAAGGATTTTCGCTTCAGCTCCGTGGAGCGCGTCTTTGCGGTGCTGATGATCTTCACCGCCTGTGCCATGGCCTTTGCCCACGGCTCCAACGACGTGGCCAACGCCGTGGGCCCACTGGCCGCCATCAACAGCGTGATCGCCTCCGGCGGCCAGGTCGGCGCCAAGGCTCCCATGCCCAGCTGGATCCTGCTGGTGGGCGCCATGGGCATCGTGTTCGGCCTCGCCATCTTCGGTGCCCGGGTAATGGCCACCGTGGGCAAGAAGATCACCGAGCTGACCCCGTCCCGCGGTTTCGCCGCCGAGCTGGGTGCCGCCACCACCGTGGTACTGGCCTCCGGCACCGGCCTGCCGATCTCCACCACCCACACCCTGGTGGGCGCCATCCTTGGCGTGGGCATGGCACGCGGCATCGGCTCCCTGAACCTGCGCGTGATCGGCACCATCTTCACCTCCTGGGTGGTCACCCTGCCCGCAGGGGCGCTGTTGTCCATCCTGTTCTTCTACTTCTTCAAGGGTCTGTTTGGGGCCTAA
- the argA gene encoding amino-acid N-acetyltransferase yields MSSTTPDNQVHWFRHSSPYINAHRGRTFVVMLAGELLDEPRLPTLVHDLALLNSLGIKLVLVHGARPQISARLAAAGIESTFEQHMRITDTAALGGVMAAVGALRLKLEGLFSMGLANSPMHNASIRLVSGNFVVAKPVGVRNGFDYQHTGEVRRIDVDAIRQQHSAGNVVLLSPLGCSPTGELFNVNAEEVASTAAIALGADKLILIGNQLRLTDGNDHQLRELSPQEAGKLLADDVFQDSDIDRQLTAACHAASNGVGRAHLLDANVDGALIKELFTRDGCGTLVTRETYETVRGARIEDVGGILELIEPLESDGTLVRRSRELLETEIHRFAITERDGMVIACAALYPFPDDKTGELACVAVHPSYRKGERGAQLLGYVERRAREQGLNSLFVLTTLTAHWFQQQGFEAAGVDALPGARQSLYNWQRNSKVFVKPL; encoded by the coding sequence GTGTCCAGCACCACACCCGACAATCAGGTTCATTGGTTCCGCCACTCCTCGCCGTACATCAACGCGCACCGGGGCCGAACCTTTGTGGTCATGCTGGCCGGGGAACTGCTGGACGAGCCACGCTTGCCAACCCTGGTTCATGACCTGGCCTTGCTGAATAGCCTCGGCATCAAGCTGGTGCTGGTTCACGGCGCCCGCCCGCAGATCAGCGCGCGGCTGGCGGCGGCGGGCATCGAGTCCACCTTCGAACAGCACATGCGCATTACCGATACCGCTGCCCTGGGTGGGGTAATGGCAGCGGTGGGCGCTCTGCGTCTGAAACTGGAAGGGCTGTTCTCCATGGGGCTGGCCAACTCCCCCATGCATAACGCCAGCATCCGCCTGGTCAGCGGCAACTTTGTGGTCGCCAAACCGGTGGGAGTGCGAAACGGCTTTGATTACCAGCACACCGGTGAAGTGCGGCGCATCGACGTGGACGCTATTCGTCAACAGCACAGCGCCGGCAACGTGGTATTGCTCTCCCCGCTAGGCTGCTCCCCCACCGGCGAACTGTTCAACGTCAACGCCGAGGAAGTGGCCTCCACGGCCGCCATTGCCCTGGGGGCCGACAAACTGATCCTGATCGGCAACCAGCTGCGCCTCACCGATGGCAACGACCACCAACTGCGCGAGCTCTCCCCCCAGGAAGCCGGCAAGCTGCTGGCAGACGATGTGTTTCAGGACAGCGACATCGACCGTCAACTCACCGCTGCCTGTCATGCGGCCAGCAATGGCGTGGGCCGCGCTCACCTTCTGGATGCCAATGTGGACGGCGCCCTGATCAAGGAACTGTTCACCCGCGACGGCTGCGGCACCCTGGTCACCCGGGAAACCTACGAAACCGTTCGCGGCGCGCGTATCGAAGACGTGGGCGGCATTCTGGAACTGATCGAGCCACTGGAATCGGACGGCACCCTGGTGCGCCGTTCACGGGAACTGCTGGAAACCGAAATCCACCGCTTCGCCATCACCGAGCGGGACGGCATGGTCATCGCCTGCGCCGCCCTCTACCCGTTCCCGGATGACAAGACCGGCGAACTGGCCTGCGTGGCCGTGCATCCCAGCTATCGCAAAGGCGAGCGCGGCGCGCAGCTGCTTGGGTATGTGGAACGGCGGGCACGGGAGCAGGGACTGAACAGCCTGTTCGTGCTCACCACGCTCACCGCCCACTGGTTTCAACAGCAGGGCTTTGAAGCGGCCGGGGTGGATGCACTGCCGGGGGCCCGGCAGTCGCTGTATAACTGGCAGCGGAATTCGAAGGTGTTTGTTAAGCCGTTGTAG